From Blastocatellia bacterium, a single genomic window includes:
- the tyrS gene encoding tyrosine--tRNA ligase, translating into MASRITIDEQLEQLRYGCVDLIREVDLRNKLIRAEQTGRPLRVKLGADPTAPDLHLGHTVVLQKLRQFQQLGHTVIFLIGDFTGMIGDPTGRSATRPPLSREEILANAETYKQQVFKLLDPDRTIIDFNSRWLGALTSEDWIRLTAKVTVAQILERDDFQKRMQQGVSISLHELLYPVAQAYDSVALQADVELGGTDQKFNLLVGRDLQLKMGQEPQVVITVPLLVGTDGVQKMSKSYGNYIGINEPPDQIYGKVMSISDDVMWTYWALLTGISSQGLKTLQEQVETGRLSPRDVKAALAQKLVSQFHSEAAARQAAEQFDRVFREKQAPETVPMMELVVEQNPMEVARLLLVTQLASSMREARRLIEQGGVSINHERVSDVKAVIDLNETREILLKVGKRRFLKVRAQSR; encoded by the coding sequence ATGGCATCACGCATAACGATTGATGAGCAACTCGAACAATTGCGCTATGGATGTGTGGACCTGATCCGCGAAGTTGACCTCAGAAATAAGCTCATACGAGCTGAGCAAACCGGTCGCCCGTTGCGGGTGAAATTAGGCGCTGATCCGACGGCGCCGGATTTGCACCTTGGGCACACGGTGGTATTGCAAAAGCTGCGACAGTTTCAGCAACTTGGCCACACCGTCATTTTTCTTATCGGCGATTTCACCGGCATGATCGGTGATCCTACGGGACGCTCAGCCACGCGACCGCCGTTGTCACGTGAGGAGATTCTGGCCAATGCAGAGACCTACAAACAGCAAGTGTTCAAGCTACTCGATCCGGATCGAACCATCATTGATTTTAATTCTCGCTGGCTCGGTGCCCTGACCAGCGAAGACTGGATTCGGTTGACCGCTAAAGTCACGGTCGCGCAGATACTGGAGCGAGATGATTTTCAAAAACGGATGCAGCAAGGCGTCTCCATCAGCCTGCACGAACTTTTGTACCCGGTGGCCCAAGCGTATGATTCTGTCGCGCTGCAAGCTGATGTCGAGTTGGGCGGCACCGATCAGAAATTCAATTTGCTGGTTGGCCGCGACCTGCAACTGAAAATGGGACAAGAACCCCAGGTGGTCATCACGGTCCCTCTGCTCGTTGGCACCGATGGTGTACAGAAGATGTCCAAGTCGTACGGCAACTACATCGGCATCAATGAACCGCCGGATCAAATCTACGGCAAAGTCATGTCCATCTCCGATGACGTGATGTGGACCTATTGGGCGTTGCTGACGGGCATTTCATCGCAAGGACTAAAAACATTGCAGGAGCAAGTTGAAACCGGCCGACTCTCGCCGCGTGATGTCAAAGCTGCGCTGGCGCAGAAGCTCGTCAGTCAATTCCACTCCGAAGCGGCTGCGCGACAAGCCGCCGAACAGTTTGACCGCGTCTTTCGTGAGAAACAGGCGCCCGAGACAGTTCCTATGATGGAGCTCGTCGTTGAGCAAAATCCTATGGAGGTCGCCCGGTTACTCCTGGTCACTCAGTTGGCCTCCTCTATGCGAGAGGCTCGGCGACTGATTGAACAAGGCGGCGTCTCTATCAATCATGAACGCGTCAGCGATGTGAAAGCGGTCATAGACCTCAACGAAACGCGAGAGATTCTCTTGAAAGTCGGCAAACGACGATTTCTCAAGGTACGAGCGCAATCACGGTGA